A section of the Thunnus albacares chromosome 6, fThuAlb1.1, whole genome shotgun sequence genome encodes:
- the mrps23 gene encoding 28S ribosomal protein S23, mitochondrial isoform X1, which yields MAGSRLERFGTVFTRIRDLMRSGVIQPAEKPIWYDVYKAFPPKRDPLHVKQHTRACTQKQETVPEIFYREDEVRAKFYDHYGTGPRPLDLFKSNFVSTSQRFADKYAELKSQSRLDDSALFEETVKALLTEKIVLRRRGAPVVSAESRDPVLKLKLTDMLTEQQSVCVDSKGTTEHTTP from the exons GATTCGAGATCTGATGCGCTCTGGAGTCATACAGCCTGCAGAGAAACCCATCTGGTACGATGTATACAAGGCTTTTCCACCAAAAAGGGACCCACTTCATGTGAAGCAACATACCAGAGCCTGCACCCAGAAACAGGAGACTGTGCCTGAAATATTCTACAGAGAGGATGAAGTTCGAGC GAAGTTCTATGACCACTATGGGACGGGTCCTCGGCCTCTTGATCTATTCAAATCAAACTTTGTTTCTACAAGTCAGAG GTTTGCAGACAAGTATGCAGAGTTAAAGAGCCAGAGCAGGTTGGATGACTCTGCCCTGTTTGAGGAGACTGTGAAAGCTTTACTCACAGAGAAGATAGTGCTGAGAAGGAGAGGAGCTCCAGTG GTATCAGCAGAGTCCAGGGATCCAGTGCTCAAGCTGAAGTTAACAGACATGTTGACAGAGCAGCAGTCAGTCTGTGTTGACAGCAAGGGGACAACGGAACACACCACACCATAG
- the mrps23 gene encoding 28S ribosomal protein S23, mitochondrial isoform X2 — MAGSRLERFGTVFTRIRDLMRSGVIQPAEKPIWYDVYKAFPPKRDPLHVKQHTRACTQKQETVPEIFYREDEVRAFADKYAELKSQSRLDDSALFEETVKALLTEKIVLRRRGAPVVSAESRDPVLKLKLTDMLTEQQSVCVDSKGTTEHTTP; from the exons GATTCGAGATCTGATGCGCTCTGGAGTCATACAGCCTGCAGAGAAACCCATCTGGTACGATGTATACAAGGCTTTTCCACCAAAAAGGGACCCACTTCATGTGAAGCAACATACCAGAGCCTGCACCCAGAAACAGGAGACTGTGCCTGAAATATTCTACAGAGAGGATGAAGTTCGAGC GTTTGCAGACAAGTATGCAGAGTTAAAGAGCCAGAGCAGGTTGGATGACTCTGCCCTGTTTGAGGAGACTGTGAAAGCTTTACTCACAGAGAAGATAGTGCTGAGAAGGAGAGGAGCTCCAGTG GTATCAGCAGAGTCCAGGGATCCAGTGCTCAAGCTGAAGTTAACAGACATGTTGACAGAGCAGCAGTCAGTCTGTGTTGACAGCAAGGGGACAACGGAACACACCACACCATAG